Proteins encoded in a region of the Porites lutea unplaced genomic scaffold, jaPorLute2.1 SCAFFOLD_37, whole genome shotgun sequence genome:
- the LOC140925441 gene encoding uncharacterized protein: MPFGDVIKEVGENIAQEKCKRARLKDLDLIVLDNSIRESTVGQLRGHTLENKWKIYNEVQKCGFKFIIVAAFSHMTRVDDTFLRELVDRGEDVSNLFAFTEVIEAVNDGIPDTKTTPVGLSKMKSLGLINPIIEIDLAIDSINWEVFTVQDMCKLLARRIQWSRRMLSPDAKIMVNLRDFPDSMVYQMERLFTVVDFLGSLPATERPFGLLFSLELFSSVHLFS, from the coding sequence ATGCCATTTGGAGACGTAATAAAAGAAGTCGGTGAGAACATTGCCCAGGAGAAATGCAAACGAGCTAGACTGAAAGACCTGGACTTGATTGTACTGGACAACTCAATCCGTGAGAGTACCGTGGGTCAACTCAGAGGACACACGCTAGAAAACAAGTGGAAGATTTACAACGAGGTGCAAAAATGTGGATTCAAGTTTATCATCGTAGCAGCCTTCTCACACATGACACGGGTCGACGACACCTTCCTTCGTGAGCTCGTGGACAGAGGAGAAGACGTCAGCAACTTGTTTGCCTTCACTGAAGTTATCGAAGCGGTGAATGACGGTATCCCTGACACCAAGACTACTCCAGTGGGCCTGAGTAAGATGAAATCGCTTGGATTGATCAATCCCATCATTGAGATAGATCTCGCCATCGATTCCATTAACTGGGAGGTCTTCACTGTACAGGACATGTGCAAGCTGCTCGCAAGAAGGATTCAATGGAGTAGAAGGATGCTGTCCCCTGATGCCAAGATTATGGTTAATCTACGAGACTTCCCTGACTCTATGGTGTATCAGATGGAGCGATTGTTCACTGTTGTGGACTTCTTGGGATCCTTGCCCGCTACTGAGCGTCCCTTTGGGCTTCTGTTCTCCTTAGAActcttttcatctgtgcatcTTTTTTCTTAA